Proteins from one Rhinoraja longicauda isolate Sanriku21f chromosome 41, sRhiLon1.1, whole genome shotgun sequence genomic window:
- the LOC144611777 gene encoding G-protein coupled receptor 4-like, which yields MGNISDDSCRVDSRLDSLFPPTLYIFVIVIGLPTNCLALWAAYLQIKQKNELGVYLLNLSISDLVYIATLPPWINYFLHQDNWILGPQSCKLFGFILYTNIYISIAFLSCISVDRYLAVAHPLRFAKIRRVKTAVITSAVVWTIEIGANSAPLFHNELFEDRFNHTFCFEKYPMETWVAQMNLYRVFIGFLFPWVLMLFSYQGILKAVKSNLSTEQGEKVKIKRLALSLIVILLLCFAPYHLILLLRSMVYLSSPKRCSFEENIFMAYHVSLALTSLNCVADPILYCLVNEGARSDVTRGLAPLLKFFTSSKSTDIARSVTLDTPLSSKKSQYLNMELMVLREDCIQMKTLSV from the coding sequence ATGGGTAACATAAGCGATGACAGCTGTCGCGTTGACTCCAGACTGGACAGTCTCTTTCCGCCCACCTTGTACATCTTCGTCATTGTGATCGGGCTCCCGACCAACTGCCTGGCTCTGTGGGCAGCGTACCTCCAGATCAAGCAGAAGAACGAGCTGGGCGTCTACCTTCTCAACCTGTCCATCTCTGACCTCGTCTACATCGCCACCCTGCCCCCTTGGATCAACTATTTCTTGCACCAGGACAATTGGATCCTCGGACCGCAGTCCTGCAAACTCTTTGGGTTCATCCTCTACACCAACATTTACATCAGCATCGCCTTCCTCAGTTGCATCTCGGTGGACCGCTACCTGGCTGTGGCACACCCCCTGAGGTTCGCCAAGATCCGGCGGGTGAAGACGGCAGTCATCACCAGCGCTGTGGTGTGGACCATCGAGATCGGTGCCAACTCGGCACCACTCTTTCACAACGAGCTCTTTGAGGATCGCTTCAACCACACCTTCTGCTTCGAGAAGTACCCCATGGAGACGTGGGTGGCCCAAATGAACCTCTACAGGGTCTTCATTGGTTTCCTCTTCCCTTGGGTCCTCATGCTCTTCTCCTACCAGGGCATCCTCAAGGCGGTGAAGAGTAACCTGTCGACGGAGCAGGGGGAGAAGGTGAAGATCAAGAGGTTAGCCCTCAGCCTCATCGTCATCTTGCTGCTGTGCTTTGCCCCGTACCACCTGATCCTGCTGCTCCGGAGCATGGTCTACCTTAGCAGCCCGAAGCGATGCAGCTTTGAGGAGAACATTTTCATGGCCTACCATGTCTCGTTGGCTCTCACCAGCCTCAACTGCGTGGCGGACCCTATACTCTACTGCCTGGTCAACGAGGGAGCCCGCAGTGACGTGACCAGGGGGCTGGCTCCGCTCCTCAAGTTCTTCACCAGCTCCAAGTCGACCGACATCGCCCGCTCGGTCACTCTAGACACTCCCTTGTCCTCCAAAAAATCCCAGTACTTGAACATGGAGCTGATGGTGCTAAGGGAGGACTGCATACAGATGAAGACTCTGAGTGTGTAA